In the Phaeobacter gallaeciensis genome, one interval contains:
- a CDS encoding Glu/Leu/Phe/Val family dehydrogenase, with protein sequence MTLTKIASPGHEEIYRVDDPAVGLTGFIAIHSTEAGPAAGGLRMRPYATADEALEDVRRLSEGMTYKNAAAGLPLGGGKAVIIGDPTTSKTPEMLRAFGRAIDSLNGRYITAEDMGMSPADMALLADETPYVAGLADGEYASGDPSPITARSIFNAIRTARAHKVGSADLQGVTVAVQGLGHVGWYLCQFLNDAGAGLIVTDVDPQRIERAVAEFGARPVAINKICTAQADIFAPCAIGGILNAETIPLLQVGIVAGGANNQLANPEDGQALHERGILYAPDFIANGGGIINVATEILKIADREAYVAKKLAALEATMAEVLNQARQQDISPDAVAIATVRAKMAQAAAA encoded by the coding sequence ATGACCCTCACCAAAATCGCCTCTCCCGGTCACGAAGAGATCTACCGTGTCGACGATCCCGCCGTCGGTCTGACCGGCTTCATCGCCATCCATTCAACCGAGGCCGGACCGGCCGCTGGCGGGCTGCGGATGCGCCCCTATGCCACTGCGGATGAGGCGCTGGAGGATGTTCGGCGGCTGAGCGAGGGCATGACCTACAAGAACGCCGCGGCGGGCCTGCCGCTGGGCGGCGGCAAGGCGGTGATCATCGGCGACCCGACAACAAGCAAGACGCCAGAGATGCTGCGCGCCTTTGGCCGGGCAATCGACAGCCTGAACGGCCGCTACATCACCGCCGAGGATATGGGCATGAGCCCTGCCGACATGGCGCTGCTGGCCGATGAAACGCCCTATGTCGCCGGGCTTGCCGATGGGGAGTATGCCAGCGGCGATCCCTCCCCCATCACCGCGCGCAGCATCTTCAACGCCATCCGCACCGCCCGGGCGCACAAGGTCGGCAGCGCCGATCTGCAGGGCGTCACGGTGGCGGTGCAGGGGCTGGGTCATGTAGGCTGGTACCTGTGCCAGTTCCTGAATGACGCGGGCGCCGGTCTGATCGTCACGGATGTCGATCCCCAGCGCATCGAACGCGCGGTCGCGGAATTTGGCGCCCGCCCGGTTGCCATCAACAAGATCTGCACCGCGCAGGCGGATATCTTTGCCCCCTGTGCCATTGGCGGCATCCTCAATGCCGAGACCATCCCCCTGTTGCAGGTCGGGATCGTCGCAGGCGGTGCCAACAATCAACTCGCCAACCCCGAGGACGGTCAGGCCCTGCATGAACGCGGCATCCTTTATGCGCCCGATTTCATCGCCAATGGCGGCGGCATCATCAACGTAGCGACCGAGATCCTGAAAATCGCGGATCGCGAGGCCTATGTGGCCAAGAAACTTGCTGCGCTGGAAGCGACCATGGCCGAGGTGCTCAACCAGGCGCGTCAGCAGGACATCAGCCCGGATGCCGTGGCCATTGCCACCGTGCGGGCGAAGATGGCGCAGGCCGCAGCGGCTTAA
- a CDS encoding Lrp/AsnC family transcriptional regulator — protein MDAIDRRIVTALQRDGRMKLAQLSEEVGLSPTPCARRVSMLEEAGIITGYSARVDQAKVGLAVTIFVAVELERQSKDALQAFENAVRQFDQVMECYLMTGSRDILLRVVAQDLTDFDRFLEEQLMRVPGIRNTRSSFTLRTMIRRDVLPGGPG, from the coding sequence ATGGACGCCATAGATCGCAGGATTGTCACCGCGCTGCAGCGGGACGGTCGCATGAAACTGGCGCAGCTCTCAGAAGAGGTCGGCCTGTCGCCCACCCCCTGCGCCCGGCGGGTGTCGATGCTGGAAGAAGCCGGGATCATCACCGGCTATTCCGCGCGGGTCGATCAGGCCAAGGTCGGGCTGGCCGTCACCATTTTTGTCGCTGTTGAGCTGGAGCGCCAGTCGAAGGACGCGCTGCAGGCCTTTGAAAATGCCGTGCGCCAGTTCGATCAAGTGATGGAGTGCTACCTGATGACAGGCAGTCGCGATATCCTGCTGCGGGTGGTGGCGCAGGATCTGACGGATTTCGACCGCTTTCTGGAAGAGCAGTTGATGCGGGTGCCGGGGATCCGCAATACGCGGTCCAGCTTCACCCTGCGCACCATGATCCGCCGCGATGTGTTGCCCGGCGGACCTGGCTGA
- a CDS encoding ATP-binding cassette domain-containing protein, whose translation MTSLLEIDNLTGGYRDTHVLFNVSARIEAGSVLGVFGRNGVGKTTLARLVQGSLITGAGDIRLEGHSVASRPSHARRKRGIGYMPQTSMVFDDLTVRENLTLGSNREGPERYFDRFPRLAERLDQPAGTMSGGERKILAFVRAMIEDTKVIVLDEPSEGVQPENIAHMAECLMDRAKAGAGILLCEQNLSFLTGISDWYLGLDAGTVVLDKPANEVSIERLRSILSL comes from the coding sequence ATGACCTCGCTTCTGGAAATCGACAATCTGACCGGCGGCTACCGGGACACCCATGTTCTGTTCAACGTCTCGGCCCGGATCGAAGCAGGCAGTGTTCTGGGCGTCTTTGGCCGGAACGGTGTCGGCAAGACCACCCTTGCACGACTTGTGCAGGGCAGCCTGATTACGGGGGCTGGTGATATCCGGCTGGAAGGGCATTCTGTCGCCTCACGTCCTTCGCATGCCCGGCGCAAACGCGGCATCGGTTACATGCCCCAGACATCGATGGTGTTCGACGATCTGACGGTCAGGGAGAACCTGACCCTCGGCAGCAACCGGGAGGGACCAGAGAGGTATTTCGACCGCTTCCCAAGGCTGGCAGAACGGCTGGACCAGCCCGCAGGCACCATGTCCGGCGGTGAGCGTAAAATCCTGGCCTTTGTCCGCGCTATGATCGAGGACACAAAGGTGATTGTCCTTGATGAACCCTCCGAGGGCGTTCAGCCGGAAAACATCGCCCATATGGCGGAGTGCCTGATGGACCGTGCGAAAGCCGGAGCCGGTATTCTGTTGTGCGAACAGAACCTCAGCTTTCTGACCGGTATTTCCGATTGGTATCTCGGCCTCGACGCCGGAACGGTGGTTCTGGACAAACCCGCGAACGAGGTCTCCATAGAGCGATTACGGTCGATATTAAGCCTATAA
- a CDS encoding ABC transporter permease subunit, which produces MVSVLLPVSLLLAVLLLIPEVFGDFTAYQIGLYLIYGIAAQGIGYLWGKTGVLPLGQALFFGFSAYVTASTLRAGNGLGIDLLLAFTVLAAIAVLAFLLATLIFRGRKESGPYFSLITLALVMIAEQIAGTATPLTGGFNGMSGFPSLGNLDPFGSFYYVIAAATVLVSLLLFILNRLPVNLIAKAVADNEPRLQLLGFPTHVIKGAAFAFSAAIAALAGGLFASHQGIVTPTSMGFGLSAEMVILTAVGGRFHVLGPLIGAVIVGWASAELRDSFPYWELLMALAFILVVLKAPGGIAELLETVYRRIRPATPGRRAPSIAAPPSKPTNASGALRFDDVHLQIGVVRILNGVTFDTPSTGIISVIGPNGAGKTSTLNAITGNLQITGGSIALGSRNIHARPPYKALRSGIGRKLQVPSVFFSMNVSDNLALAMMANRARLVDLLRPATLHWRSESLTELLKRPAVPLQEDLVAPVAHLPQGHRQFLEYAMTIASEPRVLLLDEPCAGLSPDETALMTELVRTYQAQTGGLVIVIEHDMSIVQAISDKVLVLHLGQVLAFDSFDKVRSNPEVQAVYAGGTK; this is translated from the coding sequence ATGGTATCCGTTCTTCTTCCCGTTAGCCTGCTTCTGGCAGTGCTTCTCCTGATCCCCGAGGTGTTCGGCGACTTCACGGCCTACCAGATCGGGCTGTACCTGATCTATGGCATCGCAGCGCAAGGCATCGGCTACCTCTGGGGCAAGACCGGGGTGCTGCCGCTGGGGCAGGCACTGTTCTTCGGATTTTCCGCCTATGTCACGGCGAGCACCCTGCGCGCAGGAAACGGACTCGGCATCGACCTCCTCCTGGCCTTCACCGTATTGGCTGCCATCGCCGTGTTAGCTTTCCTTCTGGCCACGCTGATCTTTCGCGGTCGGAAGGAAAGCGGTCCATACTTTTCACTGATCACACTCGCCTTGGTGATGATCGCCGAACAGATCGCCGGAACCGCCACGCCGCTTACCGGCGGCTTCAACGGGATGAGTGGGTTTCCCAGCCTCGGCAATCTCGATCCCTTCGGAAGTTTTTACTACGTCATCGCGGCAGCCACAGTGTTGGTCAGCCTGTTGCTGTTCATCCTGAACCGACTTCCGGTCAACCTGATCGCCAAGGCCGTGGCCGACAACGAACCGCGCCTGCAACTGCTAGGATTTCCGACCCATGTCATCAAAGGCGCAGCCTTTGCTTTCTCTGCCGCCATTGCGGCCCTGGCCGGGGGGCTTTTTGCTTCGCATCAGGGGATCGTGACGCCCACCTCGATGGGGTTCGGCCTCTCCGCTGAAATGGTCATCCTGACCGCTGTGGGCGGCCGGTTTCACGTGCTTGGCCCGCTGATCGGAGCCGTCATCGTCGGCTGGGCCTCAGCCGAGCTGCGCGACAGTTTCCCCTATTGGGAACTATTGATGGCCTTGGCTTTCATTCTAGTGGTGCTGAAGGCCCCCGGCGGCATCGCGGAGTTGCTGGAGACCGTATACCGGCGCATCCGGCCCGCAACGCCCGGCAGGCGCGCGCCCTCCATCGCGGCTCCGCCAAGCAAACCGACCAACGCCTCCGGCGCGCTGCGATTTGACGATGTTCATCTGCAGATCGGTGTCGTCCGAATCCTGAACGGCGTGACCTTTGACACGCCCTCGACCGGCATCATCAGCGTCATCGGGCCAAATGGCGCGGGCAAGACCAGCACGCTCAACGCGATCACCGGCAACCTGCAGATCACCGGCGGCAGCATTGCATTGGGGTCGCGCAACATTCACGCGCGCCCTCCTTACAAGGCGCTGCGCAGCGGCATTGGCCGCAAGTTGCAGGTGCCCTCCGTGTTCTTTTCCATGAACGTTTCAGACAACCTGGCGCTTGCCATGATGGCCAACCGGGCACGGCTGGTGGATCTGCTGCGCCCCGCGACCCTGCACTGGCGATCGGAATCGCTGACGGAGCTTTTAAAACGCCCCGCGGTGCCTCTGCAGGAAGATCTGGTCGCGCCGGTCGCACATCTGCCACAAGGCCACCGTCAGTTTCTGGAATACGCCATGACCATCGCATCTGAGCCTCGGGTATTGCTGCTGGACGAACCCTGTGCAGGGCTTTCCCCGGATGAAACGGCGTTGATGACCGAACTTGTGCGGACATATCAGGCACAAACCGGCGGTCTGGTCATCGTCATCGAACACGACATGAGCATCGTTCAGGCGATCTCGGACAAGGTTCTGGTCCTGCACCTCGGACAGGTGCTCGCCTTTGACAGCTTCGACAAGGTGCGCAGCAATCCCGAGGTTCAGGCCGTCTATGCGGGAGGCACCAAATGA
- a CDS encoding branched-chain amino acid ABC transporter permease has protein sequence MSSVLVLNLAWQISTLALVALGLAIVFGKLQIMNMAHGEFVMIGAYAPVITSSLGLPAWLQVPVCLLTVALVAFVLERTIIRHLYGRMFDSLLATWGIAILLREAVELIFGRGYQSVTPPISGTISVLGADYPAYRIAVILGILAGFAALFWWNARSKVATRIKAMVGNPDLAEAVGINTARLSAGAFIFGCCTAGLAGLILAPTIRIEPMMGLDYLIRSFFALVVGGLGSLEGLGIGAGIIAGTQSVLGAVANQTYGYLAVLTLSILFLWLKPDGIRSSSR, from the coding sequence ATGTCCTCCGTTCTTGTCCTCAACCTTGCCTGGCAGATCAGCACCCTGGCGCTGGTCGCATTGGGGCTGGCCATCGTGTTTGGCAAGCTTCAGATCATGAATATGGCACATGGGGAATTCGTAATGATCGGGGCCTATGCCCCGGTCATCACTTCCTCGCTGGGTCTGCCTGCATGGCTGCAGGTTCCGGTTTGCCTGCTGACCGTTGCCCTGGTGGCCTTCGTGCTTGAGCGCACGATCATCCGTCACCTCTATGGCCGGATGTTCGACAGCCTGCTGGCCACCTGGGGCATCGCCATCCTGCTCCGCGAAGCGGTGGAGCTGATCTTTGGTCGGGGCTATCAATCCGTCACCCCGCCCATCAGCGGCACGATCAGTGTTCTTGGCGCCGATTACCCTGCCTATCGCATTGCCGTCATCCTTGGCATCCTCGCAGGCTTCGCGGCATTGTTCTGGTGGAATGCCCGGTCCAAGGTTGCCACCCGGATCAAGGCGATGGTCGGCAATCCGGACCTGGCCGAGGCTGTGGGCATCAATACCGCCCGGCTGTCGGCTGGCGCTTTTATCTTCGGCTGCTGCACCGCCGGGCTGGCCGGGTTGATCCTGGCGCCCACCATCCGGATCGAGCCGATGATGGGGCTCGATTACCTGATCCGCTCGTTCTTTGCCCTTGTGGTCGGCGGTCTTGGCTCCCTCGAAGGGCTGGGCATCGGCGCGGGCATTATCGCGGGAACGCAATCCGTCCTCGGGGCCGTTGCCAATCAGACCTATGGCTATCTGGCTGTTCTCACTCTTTCCATTCTCTTTCTCTGGCTGAAACCTGATGGTATCCGTTCTTCTTCCCGTTAG
- a CDS encoding substrate-binding domain-containing protein: protein MLKATTKLFASAAVALALGTVSAAADIKVGVLVPDSGPAGLFGPSTRNSATLAAEQINAGGGINGEAIELVFADVGVPPAEAAQAALRLWKGEGAQAFVGMHDSAVREALIGRFNGQVPYVYTPVYEGNSCAPGLYVTGETPSQQLAPVIPYLAENEGASKWYLIGHDYNWPRDTNALAKNYIADAGGEVVGEEYVPFTVSEFDSSLQRIKESGADAILITLVGGGSVGFNVSFAGFGLEEQALRLGTLIEENTLAGIGAENADRLFSSSGYFASIDSDAAVSFAADYTAAFGADAPALNGLGQSAYEGLMLLAALANKAGSLDVAAMDAAAEGTTWSTPRGENTLTGRHMAQTIYLADGSGGTFDIVASFDKVASSEACAD, encoded by the coding sequence ATGCTGAAAGCAACAACCAAACTCTTTGCCAGCGCTGCGGTGGCGCTGGCCCTTGGGACGGTCTCTGCCGCCGCCGATATCAAGGTGGGCGTGCTGGTGCCGGATTCTGGCCCGGCAGGCCTGTTTGGCCCTTCCACCCGCAACTCGGCCACATTGGCGGCCGAGCAGATCAACGCGGGCGGTGGCATCAACGGCGAGGCAATCGAACTGGTATTCGCCGATGTCGGCGTGCCCCCGGCCGAGGCTGCACAGGCCGCATTGCGCCTGTGGAAGGGCGAAGGCGCGCAAGCCTTTGTCGGCATGCATGATTCCGCAGTGCGCGAAGCGCTGATCGGGCGTTTCAACGGGCAAGTTCCCTATGTCTACACCCCTGTATACGAAGGCAACTCCTGCGCGCCCGGCCTATATGTCACCGGCGAAACCCCCAGCCAGCAGCTGGCACCGGTGATCCCCTATCTGGCAGAAAACGAAGGCGCGTCGAAATGGTATCTGATCGGCCATGATTACAACTGGCCGCGCGACACAAATGCGCTCGCGAAGAACTATATCGCCGATGCAGGCGGTGAAGTGGTGGGCGAGGAATACGTGCCTTTCACGGTTTCTGAATTCGACTCCTCGCTGCAACGCATCAAGGAAAGCGGCGCCGACGCCATTCTGATCACGTTGGTCGGGGGCGGGTCCGTCGGCTTCAACGTCAGCTTTGCGGGGTTTGGTCTGGAAGAGCAGGCCCTCCGACTTGGTACATTGATCGAGGAAAACACCCTTGCGGGCATCGGTGCAGAGAACGCGGACCGGCTTTTCTCCTCTTCGGGATACTTTGCCTCCATCGACTCAGACGCTGCGGTTTCCTTTGCGGCGGATTACACGGCAGCCTTCGGGGCGGATGCACCGGCTCTGAATGGCCTTGGTCAGTCCGCTTATGAAGGGCTGATGCTGCTGGCCGCGCTCGCGAACAAGGCGGGCAGCCTTGACGTTGCCGCGATGGATGCCGCCGCCGAAGGTACCACATGGAGCACGCCCCGCGGTGAAAACACACTGACCGGACGCCATATGGCGCAGACGATCTATCTTGCCGATGGCAGTGGCGGCACCTTCGACATCGTTGCCTCCTTCGACAAGGTGGCCTCCTCCGAAGCCTGCGCGGACTGA
- the iaaH gene encoding indoleacetamide hydrolase translates to MTLDLERLDAVATVAALKEGSVSPAAYAEALAERAAKHADLNALQSFDAGQVVQAAAAAFEAHPEAALAGLPIVAKDNINTTAYPTSGGTKALLRHTPATDAGVVQRITKAGGFIGAKAGMHELAFGITSNNAVTGAVHNPADPGLIAGGSSGGTAAAVAAGIFPAGLGTDTGGSCRIPAALCGVIGFRPTTGRYDSDGVVPISHTRDTVGTLARSTRDIALFDGVLSGDDAALAERAMTDVTLGVPRNMFYDNLDPVVDAAVEAQLSVLSAAGAKLVDVDFDGIWPHNEAFSFPVVFYEVMRDLPAYLAEHAPEVSFETLIKGIGSPDVAGAIGSQLGDEAMPEAAYRAAMDVRRPAMRQIYGKVFEDNGLDAIVFPTTPLPARPIGEDETVTLNGDQCPTFPTYIRNTDLGSNIGAPGISLPCPLSSGLPVGIEFDGLPGKDRALLALARAAEKSMAR, encoded by the coding sequence ATGACGCTGGATTTGGAACGTTTGGACGCCGTTGCAACGGTCGCTGCACTCAAGGAAGGATCGGTTTCACCGGCGGCCTATGCCGAAGCCTTGGCAGAGCGGGCCGCGAAACACGCCGATCTGAATGCGCTGCAAAGTTTCGATGCCGGGCAGGTTGTCCAGGCGGCGGCCGCAGCCTTTGAAGCCCACCCGGAGGCGGCGCTGGCCGGGCTGCCCATCGTGGCCAAGGACAATATCAACACAACGGCCTATCCGACCTCCGGCGGTACCAAGGCGCTTTTGAGGCATACTCCGGCCACCGATGCCGGTGTTGTGCAGCGCATCACCAAGGCGGGCGGTTTCATCGGCGCCAAGGCGGGGATGCACGAGCTCGCCTTCGGGATCACTTCGAACAATGCGGTCACCGGCGCGGTGCACAATCCGGCAGATCCCGGCCTGATCGCCGGCGGCTCCTCCGGCGGCACCGCTGCCGCTGTTGCAGCCGGGATATTCCCGGCGGGTCTCGGCACGGATACGGGCGGCTCCTGCCGCATTCCTGCAGCACTGTGCGGAGTGATTGGTTTCCGCCCAACCACCGGGCGCTATGACAGCGACGGGGTCGTGCCGATCTCCCACACCCGCGACACTGTCGGCACCCTGGCCCGCAGCACCCGCGACATCGCCCTCTTCGATGGCGTCCTATCCGGCGATGATGCCGCGCTCGCGGAGCGAGCTATGACCGATGTCACGCTGGGCGTGCCCCGGAACATGTTCTATGACAACCTCGATCCGGTGGTTGACGCAGCGGTCGAGGCGCAGCTTTCGGTGCTGTCGGCGGCGGGAGCTAAGCTTGTCGACGTCGATTTCGATGGCATCTGGCCGCACAACGAAGCCTTCAGCTTCCCGGTCGTTTTCTACGAGGTCATGCGTGACCTTCCTGCCTATCTGGCCGAACACGCGCCAGAGGTTTCCTTTGAAACACTCATCAAGGGCATCGGATCCCCTGATGTGGCAGGCGCCATCGGCAGTCAGCTGGGGGACGAGGCGATGCCGGAAGCCGCCTACCGGGCTGCGATGGATGTGCGCCGCCCCGCGATGCGGCAGATCTACGGCAAGGTCTTCGAAGACAACGGATTGGACGCGATTGTCTTCCCGACTACCCCCCTGCCCGCACGGCCCATCGGTGAGGACGAAACCGTTACATTGAACGGTGACCAATGCCCCACCTTCCCCACCTACATCCGCAATACCGACCTTGGATCGAATATCGGCGCCCCAGGCATCTCGCTTCCGTGCCCCCTTTCCTCGGGCCTTCCGGTCGGCATCGAGTTTGACGGCCTGCCCGGCAAGGACCGTGCACTGCTCGCTTTGGCGCGGGCCGCAGAAAAATCAATGGCGCGATAG
- a CDS encoding helix-turn-helix transcriptional regulator yields the protein MRDLSGAFDHCEVRRRVGQKMLDLLKADYFASYVWDDAEQRFVSCVQINMSDDNLRRYESYFQFNDPITPTLQKRKKATPVSEVMRHDRLVKTEFYNDFLKQDGLCYGMDFFAYDRGDNIGDLRIWRGANREDFTPRDARIVDAVGPSLVNALVRARSSTQQTPSLRFAHIADDLGLTVREAEVADLLITGLSDDELCAKLGFSKPTLRSHIASIFRKSGLNRRTQLAPFLAEKNHHL from the coding sequence ATGCGAGACCTCAGTGGTGCCTTTGACCATTGCGAGGTCCGTCGCCGTGTCGGCCAAAAGATGCTGGATCTTCTCAAGGCGGATTATTTCGCCTCTTACGTCTGGGATGATGCCGAGCAGAGGTTCGTGTCCTGCGTTCAGATCAACATGAGCGACGACAACCTGCGCCGCTACGAAAGCTATTTTCAGTTCAACGACCCGATCACACCAACCCTGCAAAAGCGCAAGAAGGCGACGCCGGTCAGCGAAGTGATGCGCCACGACCGGCTGGTCAAGACCGAGTTCTACAACGATTTCCTGAAGCAAGATGGCCTGTGCTACGGTATGGATTTCTTTGCCTATGACCGGGGCGACAACATCGGCGACCTGCGGATCTGGCGCGGCGCAAACCGCGAGGATTTCACGCCACGGGATGCCCGGATCGTGGATGCCGTCGGGCCCAGCCTTGTTAACGCGCTGGTCCGCGCGCGCAGTTCCACGCAGCAAACGCCCTCTCTCCGGTTTGCACATATCGCCGATGATCTGGGTCTGACGGTGCGCGAGGCCGAGGTTGCCGACCTGCTGATCACCGGCCTCAGCGATGATGAACTCTGCGCAAAACTGGGCTTTTCCAAGCCGACCCTGCGCTCCCACATCGCCTCCATCTTCCGAAAATCCGGGCTGAACCGGCGTACCCAGCTGGCACCTTTCTTGGCCGAGAAAAATCATCATTTGTGA
- a CDS encoding thermonuclease family protein — protein sequence MKIKHLAARIALTFAASAAMSADLQPGDPISAKIFLQLHSIEKLAGEVVPLVSAPGRDFRVIDGDSLAMGDLNIRLVDIDAPLAVQRCNTPDGSYWDCAAQARQRVRSIVNEAERVECFSTDQDHYGRHLATCDADGVDVGALLVEEGLAWAHENDGRYVPQASIAQANARGIWQAETAPPWNWDAEQD from the coding sequence ATGAAAATCAAACACCTTGCCGCCCGTATCGCCCTTACTTTCGCCGCCAGCGCTGCCATGTCTGCCGATCTGCAGCCCGGCGACCCCATTTCCGCAAAGATCTTTCTGCAGTTGCACAGCATCGAAAAACTGGCCGGTGAGGTCGTGCCGCTGGTGTCGGCGCCGGGCCGGGACTTTCGGGTTATCGATGGCGATTCGCTGGCTATGGGCGATCTGAACATCCGCCTCGTCGATATTGATGCGCCGCTCGCGGTGCAGCGCTGCAACACGCCGGACGGGTCCTATTGGGATTGCGCCGCCCAGGCGCGCCAACGGGTGCGCTCCATTGTGAACGAAGCTGAGCGGGTGGAATGCTTTAGCACCGATCAGGATCACTATGGCCGACACTTGGCCACCTGCGATGCCGATGGGGTCGACGTCGGGGCCCTGCTGGTCGAAGAAGGACTGGCCTGGGCGCATGAGAACGACGGCCGCTATGTCCCGCAGGCCTCGATCGCGCAGGCCAATGCGCGCGGCATCTGGCAGGCCGAAACCGCTCCGCCCTGGAACTGGGACGCCGAACAGGACTGA
- a CDS encoding DUF6455 family protein, with product MSTAEKLTRPGYLSKSIGLMSTAARAAGVDLGAAMKKGDITAVDYATMVHRCNSSNCARKCEHWRNAEPDATAAPSFCANLEILERLKP from the coding sequence ATGAGTACAGCAGAAAAACTGACAAGGCCGGGGTACCTCAGCAAATCCATCGGCCTGATGTCCACCGCCGCCAGAGCTGCCGGTGTCGATCTTGGCGCCGCCATGAAGAAAGGTGACATCACCGCAGTGGATTATGCCACCATGGTGCATCGCTGCAATTCCTCCAATTGCGCGCGGAAATGCGAACACTGGCGCAATGCAGAACCCGATGCGACCGCTGCGCCCTCCTTCTGCGCCAACCTGGAAATCCTTGAGCGGCTGAAACCCTAA